A single region of the Nicotiana sylvestris chromosome 6, ASM39365v2, whole genome shotgun sequence genome encodes:
- the LOC104229601 gene encoding protein POLLENLESS 3-like has translation MWRNNESDHMSQATRGFLTPPPKWRSPASEKNQRRLTHAQSAKPDLFHVIHKVPAGDSPYVRAKHVQLIDKDPSKAISLFWAAINSGDRVDSALKDMAVVMKQLNRSDEAIEAIKSFRHLCPSESQESIDNILIELYKRSGRIEEEIGLLELKLKSVEEGIAFGGKKTKIARSQGKKVHITIEKEYSRLLGNLAWSHMQLNNFKLAEEYYRKALSLEPDKNKQSNLAICLMHMNKITEAKFLIQSIKASDRRQMDDSCIKSFERATQMLAELESHGTWNSKEHEEMLGSSTSDGHNRRGNKRTYPSPFSASGHPKDFFTQPRRFSCSLNDGSWFKKDTINACIRRLLFEQTTNNENVQSVENHNFNNLISADEMSKGASLVCGQAFSRSWRNGANMKSESDLLPLCDDWKKNFPENDGSDKISPKLSYPPTESLADNLSARKVSTDTNEHLESTNLKPLDLATCKSKKSWADMVEEDELDLQLYETPSRYSDNNENVDSNIIDLSQNIESLCLSEGYHTQPGREVRRSLCFEQNDRKENCSSKFEGKDLKLGSLNSLPPIGDIANHTPVELLRRNRLQVFRDITPESPKP, from the exons ATGTGGAGGAATAACGAGAGTGATCATATGTCTCAGGCGACAAGGGGTTTCTTGACCCCACCGCCGAAATGGAGATCGCCGGCGTCGGAAAAGAATCAAAGGAGGCTAACTCATGCACAGAGTGCTAAACCTGATCTTTTTCATGTTATTCATAAAGTTCCTGCTGGTGATTCTCCTTACGTCAGAGCCAAACATGTTCAA TTAATTGACAAGGATCCGAGCAAGGCAATATCTCTGTTTTGGGCAGCAATAAATTCTGGTGACCGAGTTGATAGTGCCCTGAAAGACATGGCAGTTGTGATGAAACAGTTGAATCGTTCAGACGAGGCAATCGAAGCAATAAAGTCATTTCGACATCTTTGTCCGTCTGAGTCACAAGAGTCTATTGACAACATCTTGATTGAACTCTACAAG AGATCTGGTAGGATCGAAGAAGAGATTGGATTACTTGAATTGAAATTGAAGAGCGTCGAAGAAGGCATAGCTTTTGGTGGGAAGAAGACTAAGATTGCTAGATCTCAAGGAAAAAAAGTTCACATCACAATTGAAAAGGAGTACTCAAG ATTGTTAGGGAACTTGGCATGGTCACACATGCAACTGAATAACTTTAAATTGGCAGAAGAGTACTATAG AAAAGCGCTCTCTCTCGAACCGGATAAGAACAAGCAAAGTAATCTGGCAATTTGTTTGATGCATATGAACAAGATTACAGAAGCTAAGTTTCTGATTCAAAGCATAAAAGCTTCAGATAGAAGGCAGATGGATGACTCATGCATCAAGTCCTTCGAGCGTGCCACTCAAATGCTAGCTGAGTTAGAATCACATGGCACTTGGAACTCTAAGGAACACGAGGAAATGCTAGGATCGTCCACATCAGATGGACATAATCGCAGGGGAAACAAGAGGACATATCCATCTCCATTTTCTGCTTCCGGACATCCAAAGGACTTTTTTACACAACCTAGGAGATTTTCATGTTCACTCAATGACGGCAGTTGGTTCAAGAAGGATACCATTAATGCTTGTATTCGAAGACTGTTATTTGAGCAAACAACAAATAATGAGAATGTGCAGTCAGTGGAGAACCATAATTTCAACAATCTCATTTCTGCTGATGAGATGAGCAAAGGAGCGTCCCTTGTATGTGGACAAGCGTTCTCTAGGTCATGGAGAAATGGTGCTAACATGAAAAGTGAATCTGATTTGCTGCCACTTTGCGACGACTGGAAAAAGAACTTTCCAGAAAATGATGGATCAGACAAAATTTCTCCAAAGTTGTCTTATCCTCCCACAGAATCATTGGCCGATAATTTAAGTGCAAGAAAAGTTTCAACAGATACCAATGAACACTTGGAGAGCAcaaacttgaaacctttagacctGGCCACATGTAAAAGCAAGAAGAGTTGGGCTGATATGGTGGAAGAGGACGAACTAGATTTGCAGTTGTATGAAACTCCAAGCAGATATTCCGATAACAATGAGAATGTTGATTCCAATATTATTGATCTTAGCCAAAACATTGAATCGTTGTGTCTGAGTGAAGGATATCATACACAACCTGGACGAGAAGTGAGGCGTTCCTTGTGCTTTGAACAGAATGACAGAAAAGAAAACTGTTCATCTAAATTCGAGGGGAAAGATCTGAAGTTGGGAAGCTTGAACTCTTTGCCACCTATAGGAGATATTGCTAATCACACTCCAGTGGAGTTATTGCGGAGGAACAGATTGCAAGTATTCAGAGATATAACTCCTGAAAGTCCTAAGCCTTGA